A single Chryseobacterium sp. DNA region contains:
- a CDS encoding TerY-C metal binding domain-containing protein — MRRLPIYFLVDISESMVGEPIEQVQEGIANIIRDLKKDPYSLETVYISIIGFAGEAEVITPLQDIISFYPPKIPIGSGTSLSQGLIKIMDCIDRDIVRTTYDRKGDWKPIVFLFTDGVPTDDATKAIERWNAKYNGKSNTIAVSIGDNTNYKLLGSLADHVLLFNNSDENSYKEFFRWVTDSIKTTSQSVTEAKKEGINLSKIDSVILEKVDPEREQRFPDNNFVVLNGKCSETEKLYLMKFKKTLAASGIPGMSTRYYRLDGAYKIDEKAYIRLSSSQKNNLKISIEELQGGTSCPHCANPIALATCSCGGIHCLQGEGYNKCPWCGTSDYYGFSSEGFDINRTLG; from the coding sequence ATGAGACGACTTCCGATTTATTTTTTAGTAGACATCTCCGAATCTATGGTAGGAGAACCTATTGAGCAGGTACAGGAGGGTATCGCCAATATTATAAGAGATTTAAAAAAAGATCCGTATTCATTAGAAACCGTATATATCTCCATCATCGGCTTTGCAGGAGAAGCTGAGGTCATTACCCCACTTCAGGATATTATCAGTTTTTATCCGCCGAAGATCCCTATCGGAAGTGGCACTTCCTTATCCCAGGGTCTGATCAAAATAATGGATTGTATAGACCGGGATATTGTGAGAACAACGTATGATAGAAAAGGCGACTGGAAGCCTATTGTTTTTTTATTTACTGACGGCGTTCCTACCGATGATGCCACAAAAGCCATTGAAAGATGGAATGCCAAATATAACGGGAAATCCAATACGATTGCGGTGTCCATAGGTGACAATACCAATTATAAACTTCTCGGCTCGCTGGCCGACCATGTTTTGCTGTTCAATAACTCGGATGAGAATTCTTATAAAGAGTTTTTCCGGTGGGTGACAGATTCTATTAAAACCACCAGCCAAAGTGTTACAGAGGCTAAAAAGGAGGGCATCAATCTGTCTAAGATCGATTCTGTCATTCTGGAAAAAGTAGATCCGGAGAGGGAACAGCGTTTTCCGGACAATAATTTTGTCGTTTTAAACGGTAAATGTTCAGAAACGGAGAAGCTGTATCTGATGAAGTTTAAAAAAACATTGGCAGCATCAGGAATCCCGGGAATGTCTACCCGCTACTATAGATTGGACGGCGCTTATAAAATTGATGAGAAAGCTTATATAAGACTTTCTTCTTCCCAGAAAAATAACCTTAAAATTTCCATTGAAGAGCTTCAGGGAGGAACTTCCTGTCCCCACTGTGCCAACCCTATTGCACTAGCCACCTGCTCCTGCGGAGGAATTCATTGCCTGCAGGGAGAAGGATATAATAAATGTCCCTGGTGCGGAACATCGGATTATTATGGTTTTTCCAGTGAAGGGTTTGATATCAACAGAACCTTAGGATAA
- a CDS encoding VWA domain-containing protein, translating to MDRRLLAYFLLDTSGSMNGEPIQALNNGFNGLISMLRADPQAMDSLHLSVITFDREVRNTIPLIDLARFYPTEITCPDSGPTHTGAALEMVAALIQRDRVKGTADTKGDWQPLLFIFTDGKPSDIQKYRQMIPVIKGLDLGAIVGCAAGPKADEDFLKELTDHVVKLDTTDAITLSSFFKWVSSSITQGGQSQSTGENITLPPPPSELNIII from the coding sequence ATGGATAGAAGATTATTAGCATACTTTTTATTGGATACTTCGGGTTCCATGAATGGGGAACCTATTCAGGCACTTAATAACGGATTCAACGGGCTTATCAGTATGCTCCGGGCAGATCCGCAGGCGATGGACAGTCTTCATTTAAGTGTCATTACTTTCGATAGAGAGGTCAGAAATACGATTCCCTTAATTGATCTGGCGCGTTTTTATCCCACGGAAATTACCTGCCCGGATAGTGGACCCACCCATACAGGAGCTGCATTGGAAATGGTGGCAGCGCTGATTCAGAGAGACAGGGTAAAAGGAACTGCTGATACAAAAGGAGACTGGCAGCCCCTTCTTTTTATATTTACGGACGGTAAACCTTCGGATATTCAGAAGTACAGGCAGATGATTCCGGTCATCAAAGGACTTGATCTGGGAGCAATCGTAGGCTGTGCGGCAGGCCCCAAAGCTGATGAAGACTTTCTTAAGGAGCTGACCGATCACGTGGTGAAACTCGATACTACAGATGCCATTACCCTTTCTTCCTTCTTTAAATGGGTAAGTTCTTCAATTACCCAGGGCGGACAATCCCAAAGTACAGGAGAAAATATAACACTGCCACCGCCACCATCAGAACTTAATATTATTATTTAA
- a CDS encoding TerD family protein, giving the protein MAINLQKGQTIDLRKNDRGESVYDLSKVTIGLGWDVRKQGGFFGKLFNKEAEYDLDAVAFLLDGNGKVANLGRTVQTNDGRQMGFYQGDVVFFNSMQHPSGNVWLTGDNRTGAGDGDDEQIIVKLDQLDQSYQKIVFLVTIYQGRSNNQHFGMIENAFIRAVDASGKEITKYSLSGDSSMNGMCAMVFAEAYRHQGDWKFRAVGEPHHTDNFIDILRQQYAYTH; this is encoded by the coding sequence ATGGCAATTAATTTACAGAAAGGTCAGACGATTGATTTAAGAAAGAATGACCGTGGAGAAAGTGTTTACGACCTTTCGAAAGTAACAATCGGTCTGGGATGGGACGTGAGAAAACAAGGCGGATTTTTCGGAAAACTATTCAATAAAGAAGCCGAATACGATCTTGATGCCGTTGCATTTCTTTTAGATGGAAACGGAAAGGTAGCCAACCTTGGAAGAACGGTTCAGACCAATGACGGAAGGCAGATGGGGTTTTACCAGGGAGATGTGGTGTTCTTTAATTCCATGCAGCATCCAAGCGGAAATGTTTGGCTTACAGGAGATAACAGAACCGGTGCCGGGGATGGAGATGATGAGCAGATCATCGTTAAGCTGGACCAGCTGGATCAAAGCTACCAGAAAATAGTATTCCTTGTTACGATCTATCAGGGAAGAAGCAATAATCAGCACTTCGGAATGATTGAGAATGCATTTATTCGTGCCGTAGATGCTTCAGGAAAGGAAATTACAAAATACAGTTTATCCGGAGACTCAAGCATGAACGGAATGTGTGCCATGGTTTTTGCAGAAGCCTACCGTCATCAGGGAGACTGGAAATTCCGTGCTGTAGGAGAGCCGCACCATACCGATAACTTTATCGATATTCTGAGACAGCAGTACGCATACACCCACTAA
- a CDS encoding TerD family protein produces MAINLQKGQKIELGLTKMTIGLGWDPNEGTGYDFDLDASAIMIDSDRKLVGEEYFVFYNNLQSPDGALTHTGDDPNGKNSDGDDDEAIVIDLEKVDSKVEEILFVVTIEDFERRRQNFGQVRNSYIRVVDNNTGQEIAKYELDEDFSIETGVEFGRLYKRNGSWKFEASGIGYRADLGFFLEKYYKGQIIK; encoded by the coding sequence ATGGCAATTAATTTACAGAAAGGACAAAAGATTGAATTAGGGCTGACTAAAATGACAATAGGATTAGGCTGGGACCCCAATGAAGGAACAGGGTATGATTTTGACCTTGATGCTTCTGCCATTATGATTGATTCCGATAGAAAATTAGTAGGAGAAGAATATTTTGTTTTTTATAATAATTTACAGTCGCCGGACGGTGCATTAACCCATACAGGTGATGATCCTAATGGTAAAAATAGTGATGGGGACGATGATGAAGCCATTGTCATAGATCTTGAAAAAGTAGATTCCAAAGTGGAAGAAATTCTTTTTGTGGTAACGATAGAGGATTTTGAAAGAAGAAGACAAAACTTCGGGCAGGTGAGAAACTCATACATCAGGGTAGTGGATAATAATACCGGGCAGGAAATTGCCAAATATGAACTGGATGAAGATTTCTCCATTGAGACAGGGGTGGAGTTTGGAAGACTTTATAAAAGAAACGGAAGCTGGAAATTTGAAGCTTCGGGGATAGGCTACAGGGCAGACCTGGGGTTCTTCCTGGAAAAATATTATAAAGGACAGATCATTAAATAA
- a CDS encoding lysylphosphatidylglycerol synthase transmembrane domain-containing protein has product MEKTSKSPLKSILTLVISLAFAGFFLWLALKGLDFKVIQKSLAKANYLWVLFAAGFGILAYWFRAIRWNLMLEPMGHHISNSNALWSISFGYLMNLTIPRSGELARATALYGVEKVPVDQSFGTIILERVVDLICMLGFLGLTLLFKYDAILSFYENSGVHINPNKILFVLLILAGGTVLFFVFKKKLAGVPFLGKVVNFIDGIFQGLTTIFKLKQKGKFIVYTLGIWISYYFAAYLVCFALPETSGFTMADGFFIIVVGTLGMIIPASGGIGAYNLAMKYGFMALFISMGKNAELGGEMGLTYSFISLPLQIVIMLVMGLISIPMLAKARNTAIADKNF; this is encoded by the coding sequence ATGGAGAAAACATCAAAAAGTCCTTTAAAGTCAATACTTACACTGGTAATATCGCTTGCTTTTGCAGGCTTTTTTTTATGGCTTGCTTTAAAGGGACTGGATTTTAAAGTCATTCAGAAATCACTGGCTAAAGCCAATTACCTTTGGGTGCTCTTTGCCGCCGGATTTGGTATTCTGGCCTACTGGTTCAGGGCTATTCGCTGGAACCTGATGCTGGAACCTATGGGACACCATATTTCCAACTCCAATGCGCTCTGGTCCATATCATTTGGATATCTTATGAACCTTACCATTCCCAGAAGTGGAGAGCTGGCCAGAGCAACGGCCTTATATGGTGTGGAAAAAGTACCGGTAGACCAATCTTTTGGAACCATCATTCTTGAAAGAGTAGTAGATCTTATATGTATGCTTGGCTTTCTGGGACTGACATTACTGTTTAAATACGATGCCATTCTGTCTTTTTATGAAAATTCCGGAGTGCATATCAATCCTAATAAAATTTTATTCGTTCTTCTGATCCTGGCGGGCGGTACTGTTTTGTTTTTTGTATTTAAAAAGAAACTGGCAGGCGTTCCTTTCTTGGGAAAAGTAGTGAATTTCATAGACGGGATCTTTCAGGGACTAACCACTATTTTTAAATTAAAACAGAAAGGGAAGTTCATCGTCTATACATTGGGAATCTGGATTTCCTATTATTTTGCAGCCTACCTCGTATGCTTTGCACTTCCTGAAACTTCAGGATTTACAATGGCGGACGGTTTTTTCATTATTGTAGTAGGTACATTAGGGATGATCATTCCTGCCAGTGGAGGAATTGGAGCCTATAATCTGGCGATGAAATACGGCTTTATGGCCCTTTTTATTTCAATGGGAAAAAATGCTGAGCTGGGAGGTGAAATGGGACTTACCTATTCGTTTATCTCGCTGCCGCTTCAGATCGTTATTATGCTGGTAATGGGGCTTATTTCTATTCCCATGCTGGCGAAGGCAAGAAATACGGCTATTGCAGATAAAAATTTTTAA
- the panD gene encoding aspartate 1-decarboxylase — MLIEVFKSKIHRVRVTASDLNYIGSITIDEDLIEAAGLVVGERVYIVNVNNGERFDTYVIKGKRKSGEVCLNGPAARKVQKDDIIIIIAYAQMTPEEAKDFQPKIVFPDEKTNLLT; from the coding sequence ATGTTAATAGAAGTTTTCAAGTCTAAGATCCATAGGGTAAGAGTTACAGCCTCAGACCTTAATTATATTGGGAGTATAACGATAGATGAAGATCTTATAGAAGCTGCCGGGCTGGTAGTGGGAGAAAGAGTCTACATCGTGAATGTGAATAACGGGGAACGTTTTGATACCTATGTTATCAAAGGGAAAAGAAAATCAGGGGAAGTATGTCTGAATGGACCGGCTGCAAGGAAAGTACAGAAAGATGATATCATTATCATCATTGCTTATGCCCAGATGACTCCTGAAGAAGCTAAAGATTTTCAGCCTAAAATCGTTTTCCCGGACGAAAAAACAAATCTTCTTACCTAA
- a CDS encoding HU family DNA-binding protein produces MNKSELIDAIAKDAGITKVAAKASLESFISNVTSTLKKKDGKVSLVGFGTFSVAERAARQGINPATKKPIKIAAKKVAKFKAGADLSNAVSGAKKK; encoded by the coding sequence ATGAACAAGTCTGAATTAATCGACGCAATCGCAAAAGATGCAGGTATCACTAAAGTTGCAGCTAAAGCTTCTTTAGAATCTTTCATTTCTAACGTAACTTCTACTTTAAAGAAAAAAGACGGAAAAGTTTCTTTAGTAGGATTCGGTACTTTCTCAGTAGCTGAGAGAGCAGCTAGACAAGGTATTAACCCTGCCACTAAGAAACCAATTAAAATTGCTGCTAAAAAAGTTGCTAAATTCAAGGCTGGAGCTGATTTATCAAATGCAGTTTCTGGTGCTAAGAAAAAATAA
- the pdxH gene encoding pyridoxamine 5'-phosphate oxidase, giving the protein MENLHDKRKVYEKSQLIESEVKQNPIEQFRDWFLEASESPAISEANAMAVSTLEEDGCPRTRMVLLKAYTHEGFIFYTNYDSRKGKAIENNHKACLHFFWPNLERQIIIKADLEKIAGNLSDGYFHSRPKGSQLGAAVSPQSQVIPDREFLEEKLKELEKEYEDKEVSRPVNWGGYIAKPYEIEFWQGRPNRLHDRIIYQLEDLDWKISRLAP; this is encoded by the coding sequence ATGGAAAACCTGCACGATAAAAGAAAAGTGTACGAGAAATCCCAACTTATTGAAAGTGAGGTAAAACAAAATCCAATCGAGCAGTTTAGAGACTGGTTTTTGGAGGCAAGTGAGAGCCCGGCCATCTCTGAAGCCAATGCCATGGCCGTTTCTACGCTAGAAGAAGATGGCTGCCCAAGGACAAGAATGGTATTGCTGAAAGCCTATACTCATGAAGGATTTATTTTTTATACCAACTACGACAGCAGAAAAGGAAAAGCAATAGAAAACAATCATAAAGCCTGTCTTCATTTTTTCTGGCCCAATCTGGAAAGGCAGATCATTATAAAAGCCGATCTGGAGAAAATTGCTGGAAACTTAAGCGATGGCTATTTTCATTCAAGGCCGAAGGGAAGCCAGCTTGGGGCAGCAGTGTCTCCGCAGAGCCAGGTAATTCCGGACAGAGAGTTCTTAGAAGAAAAGTTGAAAGAACTGGAAAAAGAATATGAAGACAAGGAGGTTTCAAGACCGGTCAATTGGGGCGGATACATTGCGAAACCCTATGAGATTGAATTCTGGCAGGGCAGACCCAACCGGCTTCATGACAGAATTATCTATCAGTTGGAAGATCTGGACTGGAAAATTTCGAGATTAGCACCATAA
- a CDS encoding YqgE/AlgH family protein, with protein MNHSYKGKILISTPDISGDIFSRSVVLVIEHNEGGAFGLILNKKNSQMSSKFKDFFDFKIEVYDGGPVENDKVFFIVKGPKVTDIFTDITDEFYLTEDIEHIINAVLSNELDIHSVKIFSGYSGWAPNQLDTEVQRKMWTVVDVYNLDYTLPNDQTLWKSIMQNLGGEFLLWANSPEDISLN; from the coding sequence ATGAATCACTCATACAAAGGTAAAATATTAATCTCGACACCTGACATTTCCGGCGATATTTTTTCAAGATCGGTGGTATTGGTTATTGAACATAATGAAGGCGGTGCATTTGGTTTGATATTGAATAAAAAGAACAGCCAGATGAGTAGTAAATTCAAAGATTTTTTTGATTTTAAAATTGAAGTATATGACGGCGGTCCTGTGGAAAATGATAAAGTCTTCTTTATTGTGAAAGGGCCAAAGGTAACTGACATCTTTACTGACATCACCGATGAGTTTTACCTGACAGAAGACATTGAACACATCATCAATGCAGTACTGAGTAATGAACTAGATATTCACAGTGTCAAAATCTTTTCAGGATATTCGGGATGGGCCCCTAATCAGCTGGATACTGAGGTTCAAAGAAAAATGTGGACAGTAGTAGACGTTTACAATCTTGATTATACACTTCCCAACGATCAGACCTTATGGAAGTCCATCATGCAAAACCTGGGTGGTGAATTTTTGCTTTGGGCCAACTCTCCTGAAGACATATCACTGAATTAA
- a CDS encoding N-acetylmuramoyl-L-alanine amidase, which yields MKGIQLFALSIFSAAFFSFTPHDKKYIVIDAGHGGNDSGAVYGRFSEKDISLSIAREIQKISEKQGKFEVVLTRNSDTYPNLSERTSQINSLNPEMVISLHVNRSPQEETTQQGTEIFVQNSESSKILAEKISKKFDAVKIEDRNLHMLRETKAPAVLVELGFINNRKDREYLTSEKGQKEIAQKFVDIFNEY from the coding sequence ATGAAAGGAATTCAATTATTTGCTTTATCCATCTTTTCTGCAGCATTTTTTTCATTCACTCCCCACGACAAAAAATATATTGTCATAGATGCAGGTCATGGCGGAAATGATTCAGGGGCTGTATACGGCCGGTTTTCTGAGAAGGATATTTCATTGAGTATCGCCAGGGAAATTCAGAAGATCAGTGAAAAGCAGGGCAAATTTGAAGTGGTTTTAACAAGAAATTCTGACACTTACCCCAACCTTTCCGAAAGAACATCCCAAATCAACAGTTTGAATCCGGAAATGGTCATTTCACTCCATGTTAACCGATCTCCTCAAGAGGAAACCACGCAGCAGGGAACTGAAATTTTCGTTCAAAATTCTGAGAGCTCAAAAATCCTGGCTGAAAAAATCTCTAAAAAATTTGATGCAGTTAAAATTGAAGATCGTAATCTTCACATGTTAAGAGAAACCAAAGCACCTGCAGTATTGGTAGAATTGGGATTCATTAATAACAGAAAAGACCGGGAATATTTAACCAGTGAAAAGGGACAGAAAGAAATCGCACAAAAATTCGTTGATATCTTCAATGAGTATTAA
- a CDS encoding aminotransferase class IV codes for MENQYLTSDTLNVKNRAFLWGDTVKVSFFVRNGGLLMDEECYFFLMASMRKMRMNIPLTYTLEFFQTLFQKEMIEGKGIQHGIINFQVFRNNDELTLAKSSVSYFYEVVEMEDVLGVHEKLLELDLIKEINVNNNLLSNIRVHCPENIYGGIYAQENDLDDVILLNPNKRIARSTSGNLLFLEGDSIKVPKQSEGAYISPLMENFVTYLHKNNLADVQEHEIIAFESQKAEEILMISDEKGIFSVGKIRNKTFENSRFTELVENWKKSFN; via the coding sequence TTGGAAAATCAATATCTTACATCTGATACATTAAATGTAAAGAACAGAGCCTTTCTTTGGGGCGATACAGTGAAGGTTTCTTTCTTCGTGAGAAACGGTGGATTACTCATGGACGAAGAATGCTACTTTTTCCTGATGGCTTCCATGAGGAAGATGAGAATGAATATCCCTTTGACCTATACACTGGAATTTTTTCAGACACTTTTTCAAAAGGAGATGATCGAAGGTAAAGGAATTCAGCACGGAATTATTAATTTCCAGGTTTTCAGAAACAATGATGAACTGACGTTAGCAAAATCTTCAGTTTCTTATTTCTATGAGGTAGTAGAAATGGAAGATGTTCTGGGTGTTCACGAAAAACTGCTGGAATTGGATCTGATAAAAGAGATTAATGTTAATAACAACCTGCTAAGCAATATCAGGGTTCATTGTCCGGAAAATATTTATGGCGGAATTTATGCCCAGGAAAATGATCTGGATGATGTAATTCTTCTGAATCCCAATAAAAGGATTGCACGTTCCACTTCCGGGAATCTTTTGTTTTTGGAAGGTGATAGTATTAAAGTTCCAAAGCAGTCGGAAGGGGCATACATTTCTCCTCTGATGGAAAACTTCGTGACTTACTTACATAAAAATAACCTTGCGGATGTCCAGGAACACGAGATTATAGCATTTGAATCTCAGAAAGCCGAAGAAATTTTAATGATTTCTGATGAGAAAGGCATATTTTCTGTAGGTAAAATAAGAAATAAGACTTTTGAAAACAGTCGTTTCACAGAACTTGTGGAAAACTGGAAGAAAAGTTTTAATTAA
- a CDS encoding START-like domain-containing protein, whose translation MAKHKVHYEFPMHCLSEILYEYLATAEGLSEWFADEVTEKGDDFFFSWGGGPAEKATLIRYKPEGFVRFRWEEDEGTKNFFEMTITIDDITEDLALNITDFCEEGDEEENAMYWENLIENLRIKLGAA comes from the coding sequence ATGGCGAAACATAAAGTCCATTACGAATTTCCAATGCATTGTTTATCAGAGATTTTATATGAATATCTGGCGACGGCAGAGGGGTTGTCTGAATGGTTTGCGGATGAGGTAACAGAGAAAGGCGATGATTTCTTTTTTAGCTGGGGCGGAGGACCTGCCGAAAAGGCCACTTTGATCAGATATAAGCCTGAAGGTTTCGTGCGTTTCAGATGGGAGGAAGATGAAGGAACTAAAAATTTCTTTGAAATGACTATCACAATAGATGATATTACAGAAGATCTAGCTCTGAATATAACAGATTTCTGTGAAGAAGGAGATGAAGAAGAAAACGCAATGTATTGGGAAAATCTTATTGAAAATCTCAGAATAAAATTAGGTGCGGCATAA
- a CDS encoding aspartate aminotransferase family protein translates to MQKDFFIYQAQTTKFAAGFEVDKAVGSYIYGTDGKKYLDFVAGVSANTLGHSHPKVVSAIKEQADKYLHVMVYGEYAQEKPIALCKLLAEATPDPLEVTYLVNSGAEAIDGSLKLAKRYTGREEIISFKNSYHGNTHGALSVSGNETHKREFRPLLPMISFIEFNNEAEFEKITEKTACVILETIQGAAGFLVPDDGYLIRLKRRCEEVGALLILDEIQPGFGRTGKLFSFEHFGIVPDILVMGKGMGGGVPVGAFMSSKKIMETLAHSPKLGHITTFGGNPLIAAASHATLKEVLESGLMNEVDEKEKLFRELLVHPKIKNINGKGLMLAVNLGSPEYTLEVAKKCMENGLIVFWQLYRNEYLRISPPLTLSMDEIRQGCQIILDILNEN, encoded by the coding sequence ATGCAAAAAGACTTTTTTATATATCAGGCACAAACCACAAAATTTGCTGCAGGTTTTGAAGTGGATAAAGCTGTTGGCAGCTACATCTATGGGACGGATGGAAAAAAATACCTTGACTTTGTAGCGGGAGTTTCTGCCAATACCTTAGGACATTCACATCCTAAAGTAGTCAGCGCTATTAAAGAGCAGGCGGACAAATACCTTCATGTAATGGTATACGGTGAATATGCGCAGGAAAAACCTATTGCATTGTGTAAACTGCTGGCAGAAGCCACTCCGGATCCATTAGAGGTAACTTATCTTGTGAACAGCGGTGCAGAAGCTATTGACGGAAGTTTAAAGCTTGCCAAAAGATATACAGGAAGAGAAGAGATCATTTCCTTTAAAAATTCTTATCATGGAAATACCCATGGAGCTTTAAGTGTTTCAGGAAATGAAACCCACAAAAGAGAATTCCGTCCGTTGCTGCCAATGATTTCTTTTATCGAATTCAATAATGAAGCTGAATTCGAAAAGATTACTGAAAAAACGGCTTGTGTTATTCTTGAAACCATCCAGGGTGCCGCAGGATTTCTGGTTCCTGATGACGGCTACCTGATCAGGCTGAAGAGAAGATGTGAAGAAGTAGGCGCTCTGTTAATCCTTGATGAAATTCAGCCGGGATTCGGAAGAACCGGAAAACTATTCTCATTTGAACATTTCGGAATCGTTCCTGATATCCTGGTGATGGGAAAAGGCATGGGCGGTGGTGTTCCTGTTGGTGCGTTTATGAGCTCCAAAAAAATTATGGAAACCTTAGCGCATTCTCCAAAACTGGGGCATATTACTACCTTTGGAGGAAATCCGCTGATTGCAGCGGCGAGTCATGCCACACTGAAAGAAGTGCTGGAAAGCGGCCTTATGAATGAGGTGGACGAAAAGGAAAAACTATTCAGAGAACTTCTGGTACACCCAAAAATTAAAAATATTAACGGAAAAGGATTAATGCTCGCAGTCAACCTTGGGTCTCCGGAATATACCTTGGAAGTAGCTAAGAAATGTATGGAAAACGGCCTTATTGTTTTCTGGCAGTTATACAGAAATGAATACCTGAGAATTTCTCCACCCCTTACATTATCAATGGATGAAATCAGACAGGGCTGTCAGATCATACTGGATATACTGAATGAAAATTAA
- a CDS encoding OstA-like protein has translation MRIILFLFIFISTLGWAQDKTPVKRDPYLQAPLPAKTQPLRPEDKIKIIHADKIIKDPEKYQGNQYFTGNVQIEHQGSILTADEVVLYSEENFVKAIGNTKLQNADGSVITAGEMEYDGNTQKGVARKNVVLTDPKQTIKTDILYYDRLANQAYFNTGGTISDGQNVMYTKSATYFLNTKMIDFVGNVKIDNPQYIIEGVNIKQNQNTKVAEFFGPTTITNRANPKNRIYTERGTYRMETKEAFLNKNSKIFYNDKILTGDDMYFNQITGFGTATGNVTLDDPKEKRYIKGGYGEIFEKKDSAMMTKNPYAVKAMEKDSVYFAAEKILSYQRPDSLDIKVKKSFLRAYKKARIYKSNAQGRADSIAFNETDGIMHMYTNPILWSGEKQVTGDKVEAYFNTKNENIDSLKVIGNAFAISKVDSLNLKDEFNQVKGKFMTVYYENNDIKEARVVGNAQSIAYVDDTNQETKKPERIGITLSACGIIGALFEERALQIISCSIGATSDTYPMSMIEPAKRKFADFNWNTKDRIRKWQDILVDSPNYEEIQYVGDNELYDKAQEAVEKERAKEEAKKPKRTRK, from the coding sequence ATGAGAATAATCCTTTTTCTGTTCATCTTTATTTCTACGCTGGGTTGGGCGCAGGATAAGACCCCTGTGAAGAGAGATCCTTATTTGCAGGCTCCTTTACCTGCAAAAACACAGCCACTCAGACCGGAAGATAAAATAAAGATCATCCATGCGGATAAAATCATCAAAGACCCTGAAAAATATCAGGGTAACCAATACTTTACAGGAAATGTTCAGATTGAACATCAAGGATCCATCCTTACTGCAGATGAAGTGGTATTGTACAGTGAAGAGAACTTTGTAAAAGCAATAGGCAATACAAAACTTCAAAATGCAGACGGCTCTGTAATTACTGCCGGAGAAATGGAATATGACGGGAACACCCAGAAGGGGGTTGCCCGGAAAAATGTTGTTCTTACCGATCCTAAACAAACTATAAAAACAGATATCCTCTATTATGACAGGCTTGCCAATCAGGCTTACTTTAATACGGGAGGAACTATTTCTGATGGCCAGAATGTAATGTATACCAAATCTGCAACCTATTTCCTGAATACCAAAATGATCGATTTTGTGGGAAATGTGAAAATAGATAATCCCCAATATATCATTGAAGGAGTTAATATCAAGCAGAATCAGAATACTAAAGTTGCCGAATTTTTTGGGCCGACCACTATTACCAACAGGGCTAATCCTAAAAATAGGATATATACGGAAAGGGGAACCTATAGAATGGAAACAAAAGAAGCGTTCCTGAATAAGAATTCCAAGATCTTTTACAATGATAAAATCCTGACCGGTGACGATATGTATTTCAATCAGATCACAGGTTTTGGTACAGCCACCGGAAATGTAACGCTTGATGACCCTAAGGAGAAGAGATACATAAAAGGAGGGTATGGTGAGATTTTTGAAAAGAAAGACTCTGCCATGATGACCAAAAATCCTTATGCGGTAAAGGCAATGGAAAAGGATTCTGTCTATTTTGCAGCTGAAAAGATCCTTTCCTATCAAAGACCGGATTCTCTGGATATCAAAGTCAAGAAAAGTTTCTTAAGAGCCTATAAAAAAGCCCGTATTTACAAGTCAAATGCTCAGGGTAGAGCAGACTCTATTGCCTTCAATGAAACAGACGGTATCATGCATATGTATACAAACCCTATTCTGTGGAGTGGAGAAAAACAGGTGACCGGTGATAAGGTAGAAGCTTACTTTAATACAAAAAATGAAAATATAGACTCGCTGAAAGTCATTGGAAATGCCTTTGCGATCAGCAAAGTGGATTCTTTGAACTTAAAAGATGAATTTAACCAGGTAAAAGGAAAATTCATGACCGTCTATTATGAGAACAATGATATCAAGGAAGCAAGAGTGGTAGGAAATGCTCAGTCCATTGCCTATGTGGATGATACCAACCAGGAGACTAAAAAGCCTGAAAGAATAGGAATAACCCTTTCTGCATGTGGTATTATTGGTGCCTTGTTTGAGGAAAGAGCCCTGCAAATTATTTCATGCAGTATTGGTGCCACCTCAGATACTTATCCGATGAGTATGATAGAACCGGCGAAAAGAAAATTTGCTGATTTTAACTGGAATACAAAAGACCGGATCAGGAAATGGCAGGATATTCTTGTAGACAGTCCCAATTACGAAGAAATACAATATGTGGGCGATAATGAGCTCTATGATAAGGCTCAGGAAGCTGTAGAAAAGGAAAGAGCTAAGGAAGAAGCGAAAAAGCCGAAACGAACCAGAAAATAA